The Rhodothermales bacterium genome has a segment encoding these proteins:
- a CDS encoding Ig-like domain-containing protein produces the protein MRLLDKFPLLLVLVTLSCGRSGGPDENDIESVALDLPATAAAFVPTLDGPLRPISASPSGTLLQLQPAQAIAITFSRPMAPVGEAPAPPTGQITFEPAVAGALRWEGTQTLVFQPTHPLPLNTAFTATLAAGLVALDGERMSEPFVWTFETPRPQLLTSNPTAYQRFVNPSAGLFLTFNQAINATGNARFLSLRRQSDDAPVPVDFRMAGDSTAVLTPTAPLEKGVDYYVSIDAGLPGAEGNLGSPRAEQLHFSTFPELAFVKATQQDENYDEITTNLDPAQGVTLHFTTEVRFGDVRRALDIQPALALPAGVESRDDFVATEHRLPVTWAPETRYTVRLDSLRDVHGQLLVRGEHRFLAKAYVPSARIPEGLLVIEADEQPFLPMHVTNVDAVTYGLERLTQDQIIPSLPSFDNWNYYETEGTNARPAVAATKSRPVTVTRNQPAVLPFDLSEALVGG, from the coding sequence ATGCGTCTTTTAGATAAATTCCCGCTCCTGCTGGTCCTGGTCACCCTCTCGTGCGGACGCTCCGGCGGGCCGGATGAGAACGACATCGAATCCGTCGCGCTGGACCTTCCCGCGACGGCCGCCGCGTTTGTGCCGACGCTCGATGGACCGCTTCGTCCGATCAGCGCGTCGCCGTCTGGCACGCTGCTCCAACTTCAGCCGGCCCAGGCGATCGCCATCACCTTCAGCCGGCCCATGGCGCCCGTCGGTGAAGCGCCGGCCCCACCCACCGGCCAGATCACCTTTGAGCCGGCCGTCGCCGGCGCCCTCCGCTGGGAAGGGACGCAGACGCTCGTCTTCCAACCTACCCATCCCCTGCCGCTCAACACGGCGTTCACCGCCACCCTGGCCGCCGGCCTCGTCGCTCTCGACGGGGAGCGCATGAGCGAGCCATTTGTGTGGACGTTCGAGACGCCGCGCCCGCAACTGCTGACATCCAACCCCACCGCCTACCAACGTTTCGTCAACCCTTCCGCCGGCCTCTTCCTCACGTTCAACCAGGCCATAAACGCAACCGGGAACGCTCGTTTTCTGAGCCTCCGGAGGCAATCGGACGACGCCCCGGTGCCGGTCGATTTTCGCATGGCCGGCGACAGCACGGCCGTCCTCACCCCCACCGCCCCGCTCGAAAAAGGGGTTGATTACTACGTATCGATCGACGCCGGCCTGCCCGGCGCCGAGGGGAATCTCGGGAGCCCACGCGCGGAGCAACTCCATTTCAGCACCTTCCCCGAGTTGGCGTTTGTAAAGGCGACGCAACAGGACGAGAACTACGACGAGATCACAACCAACCTGGACCCCGCCCAAGGGGTGACGCTCCACTTTACGACGGAGGTCCGCTTCGGCGATGTACGCCGCGCGCTCGACATCCAGCCGGCGCTGGCGTTGCCGGCCGGCGTGGAGTCCCGCGACGACTTCGTGGCCACCGAGCACCGCCTGCCCGTCACCTGGGCGCCGGAGACCCGGTACACGGTCCGGCTCGACAGCCTCCGCGACGTCCACGGCCAGCTGCTTGTCCGCGGCGAGCACCGGTTTCTGGCAAAAGCTTATGTCCCCTCCGCCCGCATCCCCGAGGGCCTGCTCGTCATCGAAGCCGACGAGCAGCCGTTCCTGCCCATGCACGTCACCAACGTCGATGCCGTCACTTACGGCCTCGAACGGTTGACGCAAGATCAAATCATCCCCAGCCTCCCCTCGTTCGACAACTGGAATTATTACGAGACGGAAGGCACCAATGCCCGGCCGGCCGTGGCGGCGACAAAAAGCCGGCCCGTCACCGTCACGCGCAACCAGCCGGCGGTGCTTCCTTTTGACCTCTCGGAAGCCCTCGTGGGCGGCG